In one Litorilinea aerophila genomic region, the following are encoded:
- a CDS encoding HlyD family secretion protein yields MKKWIVFTLIGLAVVLGAGYWYLQNQNPDASLFPAGAAEPTATPLPTVTAPEVVIVDGTVVPIRHAALSFATTGIVAQILVEEGDTVEAGTVLARLQNERQVIAIAQAEARVRSSRARLEKLKAGPSPEEVAAAQAAVDIARANLDSLLEGSRPEDVAAAEAALAAAQANLRRLLNGADEEQLIAALADLQNAEATLRQAQSAYDQVKWRNDVAALPQAAELERATNNYEAAKARYDLLAAGAKESEIAAAQAEVERARANLDKARTPATAGQIAAAQAEVERAEAELALRQAGARPEDIAAAEAELMEAQANLMQSQAALAETELRAPFPGTVAALTLQVGEQVVAGTPVVQLADLSAWQIETDDLTEINVVHIQEGDRAILTFDALPEVEISGTVVRIRPLGESKQGDITYTATIQPDIQDERLRWNMTASVTIQPDREE; encoded by the coding sequence ATGAAGAAATGGATCGTTTTTACCCTCATCGGCCTGGCCGTGGTCCTGGGCGCCGGCTACTGGTATCTCCAGAACCAGAACCCGGATGCATCCCTCTTTCCGGCCGGAGCAGCCGAACCCACCGCCACGCCCCTCCCCACCGTCACCGCGCCGGAAGTGGTGATCGTAGATGGCACGGTGGTGCCCATTCGGCACGCCGCCCTCAGTTTTGCCACCACGGGCATCGTGGCCCAGATCCTGGTAGAGGAAGGCGATACGGTGGAGGCCGGCACGGTCCTGGCGCGGCTGCAAAATGAGCGCCAGGTGATCGCCATCGCCCAGGCCGAGGCGCGGGTCCGCAGCAGCAGGGCCCGGCTGGAGAAGCTGAAGGCAGGCCCCAGCCCGGAGGAAGTGGCCGCCGCCCAGGCCGCCGTGGACATCGCCCGGGCCAACCTGGACAGCCTGCTGGAGGGCTCCCGGCCGGAAGATGTGGCCGCCGCCGAAGCCGCCCTGGCTGCCGCCCAGGCCAACCTGCGCCGCCTGCTCAACGGTGCGGACGAGGAACAGCTCATCGCCGCCCTGGCCGACCTCCAGAATGCCGAGGCGACTCTACGACAGGCCCAGAGTGCCTACGACCAGGTGAAATGGCGCAACGACGTGGCCGCTCTGCCCCAGGCGGCCGAACTGGAGCGGGCCACCAACAATTACGAGGCGGCCAAAGCCCGCTATGACCTGCTGGCCGCCGGGGCCAAGGAAAGTGAAATTGCCGCCGCCCAGGCTGAAGTGGAACGGGCCCGGGCCAACCTGGACAAGGCCCGCACGCCGGCCACTGCCGGACAGATCGCCGCCGCCCAGGCCGAGGTGGAACGGGCCGAGGCTGAACTGGCCCTGCGCCAGGCCGGCGCCCGCCCCGAAGATATCGCCGCCGCCGAAGCTGAACTGATGGAAGCCCAGGCCAACCTGATGCAGAGCCAGGCCGCCCTGGCCGAAACGGAACTGCGGGCCCCCTTCCCGGGCACCGTCGCCGCGCTCACCCTCCAGGTGGGCGAGCAGGTGGTGGCCGGGACGCCCGTGGTCCAACTGGCCGACCTGTCGGCCTGGCAGATCGAAACCGACGACCTGACCGAGATCAACGTGGTCCACATTCAGGAGGGCGACCGGGCCATCCTCACCTTTGACGCCCTGCCCGAGGTGGAGATCAGCGGCACGGTGGTGCGCATCCGCCCCCTGGGCGAAAGCAAACAGGGCGACATCACCTACACAGCCACCATCCAGCCAGACATCCAGGATGAACGCCTGCGCTGGAACATGACCGCCTCGGTGACCATTCAGCCCGACAGGGAGGAGTAG
- a CDS encoding nitroreductase family protein: MSAPQLIPLRDYREYPVEEMARRAAEFYAEMRRRRSVRHFSDRPVPRSIIEDCLRAAGTAPSGANMQPWHFAVVSDPAVKHEIRLAAEAEEREFYTRRAPQEWLDALQPFGTTPEKPYLEIAPYLIAIFARSYELVAQTQKIKHYYVTESVGIATGILITALHHAGLATLTHTPSPMHFLNRILQRPTNERPFLLLVVGYPASDARVPDIGKKSLDEIATFY, translated from the coding sequence ATGAGTGCGCCGCAACTGATCCCTTTGCGCGACTATCGCGAATATCCAGTGGAGGAGATGGCCCGGCGGGCGGCAGAATTTTATGCCGAGATGCGCCGACGCCGCAGCGTCCGCCATTTCTCCGATCGGCCGGTGCCCCGGAGCATCATCGAGGACTGCCTGCGGGCAGCTGGTACAGCCCCCAGCGGCGCCAACATGCAGCCCTGGCATTTCGCCGTGGTTAGCGACCCGGCTGTGAAACATGAAATTCGCCTGGCCGCAGAAGCGGAGGAACGGGAATTCTACACCCGCCGCGCGCCCCAGGAATGGCTGGACGCCCTCCAACCCTTCGGCACCACGCCCGAAAAGCCCTACCTGGAGATTGCCCCCTACCTGATCGCCATCTTTGCCCGCAGCTACGAGCTGGTCGCCCAGACCCAGAAAATCAAGCACTACTATGTGACCGAATCAGTGGGCATCGCCACCGGTATCCTCATCACCGCCCTCCACCATGCAGGCCTGGCTACCCTGACCCATACGCCGAGCCCCATGCACTTCCTGAACCGCATCCTGCAGCGCCCAACCAACGAACGCCCCTTCTTGCTCCTGGTGGTGGGCTACCCGGCGTCGGATGCCCGGGTGCCCGATATCGGCAAAAAGTCGCTGGATGAGATCGCCACCTTTTATTGA